In one Brevibacillus choshinensis genomic region, the following are encoded:
- the sufB gene encoding Fe-S cluster assembly protein SufB: MAKKAPEIQDYQYGFHDKDVSVFRTKKGLTREIVEEISRIKDEPEWMLEFRLKALDIFNSIPMPKWGGDLDSLDFDSITYYVKPSEKQGRSWDEVPEEIKATFDKLGIPEAEQKFLAGVSAQYESEVVYHNMQEDLEKLGVLFCDMDSAVKLYPDIVKEYFATVIPTADNKFSALNSAVWSGGSFIYVPKGVKVETPLQAYFRINSENMGQFERTLIIADEDSFVHYVEGCTAPIYSTDSLHSAVVEIIVKERARCRYTTIQNWSNNVYNLVTKRAVAYADANMEWIDGNIGSKLTMKYPAVIMKGPRAKGTVLSIAVAGKGQHQDAGAKMIHLAPDCTSTIISKSISRDGGKVTYRGLSQFGRKSEGSKSNIKCDTLILDKLSTSDTIPYNEIMNDNITLEHEATVSKVSEDQLFYLMSRGLSEAEATEMIVMGFIEPFTKELPMEYAVEMNRLIKFEMEGSIG, encoded by the coding sequence ATGGCTAAAAAAGCCCCTGAAATACAGGATTACCAATACGGTTTTCACGATAAGGACGTTTCTGTATTCCGTACGAAAAAGGGTCTGACACGTGAAATCGTCGAAGAAATTTCGCGCATCAAGGACGAGCCAGAATGGATGCTGGAGTTTCGTTTGAAAGCTCTGGACATCTTCAACAGCATCCCAATGCCTAAATGGGGCGGCGATCTGGATTCCCTCGACTTTGACAGCATCACGTACTATGTGAAGCCGTCCGAAAAACAAGGTCGCAGCTGGGATGAAGTACCAGAAGAAATCAAAGCGACTTTTGACAAGCTGGGGATTCCTGAGGCGGAGCAAAAGTTCCTCGCAGGTGTATCTGCTCAGTACGAGTCCGAAGTTGTATATCACAACATGCAGGAAGACCTCGAAAAATTGGGCGTTCTCTTCTGTGATATGGATTCCGCAGTAAAACTGTACCCAGACATCGTGAAGGAATACTTCGCGACCGTCATTCCTACGGCAGATAACAAATTCTCTGCCCTGAACTCGGCAGTATGGTCCGGTGGTTCTTTCATTTACGTACCAAAAGGCGTAAAAGTAGAGACTCCACTGCAAGCCTACTTCCGCATCAACTCGGAGAACATGGGTCAATTTGAGCGTACCCTGATCATCGCGGATGAAGATTCCTTCGTTCACTATGTAGAAGGCTGTACAGCTCCGATCTACAGCACGGACTCCTTGCACTCCGCTGTTGTAGAAATCATCGTGAAAGAACGCGCTCGCTGCCGTTATACCACGATCCAAAACTGGTCCAACAACGTATACAACCTCGTTACCAAACGTGCCGTTGCTTACGCGGATGCGAACATGGAATGGATCGACGGGAACATCGGTTCCAAGCTGACGATGAAATATCCAGCCGTTATCATGAAAGGCCCACGCGCGAAAGGTACGGTTCTTTCCATCGCAGTAGCAGGAAAAGGACAACACCAAGACGCAGGCGCCAAAATGATTCACTTGGCTCCGGATTGCACGTCTACCATCATTTCCAAATCCATCTCCCGTGATGGCGGAAAAGTAACCTATCGCGGCCTGTCGCAGTTTGGACGCAAGTCGGAAGGCTCCAAGTCCAACATCAAATGCGATACGCTGATTCTGGATAAACTGTCCACGTCCGACACGATCCCGTACAACGAGATCATGAACGACAACATCACGCTCGAGCATGAAGCGACTGTATCCAAAGTATCCGAGGATCAACTGTTCTACCTGATGAGCCGCGGATTGTCTGAAGCAGAAGCTACTGAGATGATCGTTATGGGCTTCATCGAGCCGTTCACAAAAGAACTGCCAATGGAGTACGCGGTAGAGATGAACCGTCTGATCAAGTTCGAGATGGAAGGTTCTATCGGGTAA
- the sufU gene encoding Fe-S cluster assembly sulfur transfer protein SufU: MSSLDDLYRRVIMDHYQKPRNRGKLEESDGLIVNLNNPTCGDSISLSLKVEEGKVVDAKFMGEGCSISMSSASMMTDAVKGKPVDEALELAHKFSDLMQGKEIDDSIDLGDIEALSGVAKFPARIKCATLAWKALEQGIKQAEQE; the protein is encoded by the coding sequence ATGTCTTCTCTTGATGATTTATACCGCCGCGTCATTATGGATCACTACCAGAAACCGCGCAACCGCGGGAAGCTGGAAGAATCCGACGGACTCATTGTGAATCTGAATAACCCGACCTGTGGCGACAGCATCTCTCTCTCCTTGAAAGTGGAAGAGGGTAAAGTGGTGGACGCGAAGTTCATGGGCGAAGGCTGCTCGATCAGCATGTCCTCCGCTTCGATGATGACGGATGCCGTCAAGGGCAAGCCAGTGGATGAAGCACTCGAGCTAGCCCACAAGTTTTCGGATTTGATGCAAGGCAAGGAGATCGATGATTCGATCGATCTGGGCGATATCGAGGCACTGTCGGGTGTCGCCAAGTTCCCTGCCCGCATCAAATGCGCTACGCTGGCTTGGAAGGCACTGGAGCAAGGCATCAAACAGGCCGAGCAGGAATAG